The genomic region TTTCAATTAGTGAATATCTCAattcacactcagtgaatttcttactgaggtaacaTATTGCCCTTTCCTTTCTTCCTGATTCATCATGTTAACCAAGCAAACATCCCATAAAATTACCGAACACAGTTAAATAAAATATCATCAGCCTGTCTGAACTAGGGGGTGATAACATTGGAGAACTTGACAAATATTTCTTAACTTTATCAAAAGCCCTTTGACATTCATCATCTCATTCTCCTAGGTTATGCTTTTTAAGAAGACGGAATATAGGGCTGCATTTCTCTGTTAATTGAGAAATAAATCGTGCAATTTAATTTAGTCTTCCAAAGAAGCcccgaacttctttttgagtgcgtGGTGGAGACAAATCCTGTATAGCCCGGACTTTGTCTGAGTCAATCTCAATTCCCTTCTCACTAACCACAAAGCCCAATAGCTTTCCGGATCTAGCCTTAAAAGTGCATTTTGTTGGATTAAGCTTTAACTGAAACTTTCTTAGTCTCGTGAACAACTTTCTCAATACTTCGATGTGCTCCTTTTCAGTTCGAGATTTGGCTATCATATTTTCAACATACACTTcaatctccttgtgcatcatatcatggaataaagtCACCATAGCTCTCTGATACGTCGCTCCAGTATtctttaatccaaatggcatcaccttgtaataGAACGTGCCCTACAAGGTTATAAAAATAGTCTTTCCCATAtcctcaggatgcatcttgatctgattatatcCCGAGAAGCCATCCATTAAGGAAAACAACGAGTAGCCAGCCGTATTGTCTACTAGAGTATCAATATGAGGCAAAAGGAAGTTATCTTTTGGGCTAGCCTTATTTAGATCTATGTAGCCCAAAGACATTCGTACCTTGCCATCTTTCTTGGGAACGGGCACAacattggctacccattctgagtacttgaTCACCTGAAAGAATCCCGCATCAAACTGCTTTTTGACTTCCTCCTTTATCTTTAAGACAATATTTGGCCTCATTCGTCGAAGTTTCTGCTGTACAGGCTTGCAATCTACTCTTATGGGAAGGCAATATACTATAATATCAGAGCTTAAAccgggcatatcctgatatgaccatgcaaaaacatctttgaattcccGAAGAACCCTAACAAGATCTCGCTTTGTTTCTTCAGTTATGCATGTTCTAATTTTTACAACTTTCCCTTCTTCTAAAGTCACCATGTCTATGGTTTCTTTATGAGGCAAAGTTTGCTTTTCCTTTtgctctaccatccttaacaaatccgAGGATAAATTACAGTCTCTGTTATCTTCAAAGTCCTAAGATCCCTCTAAACACATGCCTTGCTCAAATAGTGATTCTGAGTCAGTAACAGTGTCGCTCATggcattgatatctagggacctattataggtacaaaaatatacaaagaatgaatgaatttggtaATTATTGTTTTGTGTGATATGTTTATGAATAAAAGAATGATTGAAGAAAGAATCAAGATAACGACACAATTGCTTGTgagaagaataaaagaatatttgctcaaaatgataacaaaaatgtacttcattaaaataataatgtttGAACATGAACCTATTTCACAAAGAAATCTTTATTGCTTATAGGCTTAAAAAAAAGTTTGTTTTTAACATTATTCTGAGTGAGCTTTAAAAACTAGAGGAAggtcttctgcagtccaattgtctAGAACACTCCTAGGCTTATATGGACGAATATTTGACGAAATCCCATCTTTAATTGTCTTTTCAAATGTGGCATTGGTGTACACATTTTCCAATTCTCCTTCCACGCTTTCTTTCTTTGACATCCCTCGTTCAGGATAAATAATCCCTCTTGAGACAAAAGATCTGGAGATGTGAGGAATTATCATGGGCTCCCAATTAATTTCTCCACCCCGTTTACTCGtgctcttcttctttcttgcCTTCTTTCTAGTTCCTTTTTCCTTTGTCTTGCATCTGGCTTGAACcccaaaccaaagcgatcctTCTTGTCTTTCAACATTGGAACTTCAATTCTTCCTTGGAGGCATCTTCCAAGTCCCTTTCCTAGTACAGCTCCCCGGCCTACCATCAACTGTAAACCTATCATCGTAGTTTTGGACATTTTCAGCTCCAGAACTCTACTTCCCTCAGTGATAAATGTTGCATTCACAAACTCCAAAGACCGAAAAGAACACTCAATGGCTTTCTCATCTGTCTCTACATACGGCGCATCACTACTTACGGGagcgataatatcttcttcaGCATTTATCGTTACCAACTGCCCTTCTGATACCAGCTTCAGCTTTTGATGTAATGATGAAGGCACTGCCCCTGACGAATGTATCCAGGGTCTTCCTAACAAGTAGTTGTAAGAGGGCTTAATATCCATTACTAAAAAATCTACCTCATACGTGGTGGGGCCAATCAACAAGGGTACTTCTATTCTCCCCATGACTCTCCTCTTGTGCCATCAAATGCCCGTACTATGTTCTGACATCCTTTCATATGAGAACTAACAAAGGTAACTTGTTTAGTGTGGACAAAGGCAACACATTCAATGTTGAACCATTATCTACCAAGACCCCTAGCAACGTGCATCCTTTACATCTGGTAGTTATATGCAAAGCTTTGGTAGATCCCATTCCTCCTGGTGGAATCTCATCATCATTGAAAAAGATGAAGTTTTCTGCACTTATGTTGTTAACCAATCGATCCAACTTATCGACGGAAATATGGTTGGTTATATATGTCTCGTTTAGGACCTTCATCAACGCACTCCGATGCACCTCTAAACTCAGGAGTAAAGCTAATATAGATATGAGGGCTGGC from Gossypium arboreum isolate Shixiya-1 chromosome 1, ASM2569848v2, whole genome shotgun sequence harbors:
- the LOC108481891 gene encoding uncharacterized protein LOC108481891, which translates into the protein MVEQKEKQTLPHKETIDMVTLEEGKVVKIRTCITEETKRDLVRVLREFKDVFAWSYQDMPGLSSDIIVYCLPIRVDCKPVQQKLRRMRPNIVLKIKEEVKKQFDAGFFQVIKYSEWVANVVPVPKKDGKGTFYYKVMPFGLKNTGATYQRAMVTLFHDMMHKEIEVYVENMIAKSRTEKEHIEVLRKLFTRLRKFQLKLNPTKCTFKARSGKLLGFVVSEKGIEIDSDKVRAIQDLSPPRTQKEVRGFFGRLN